The Tursiops truncatus isolate mTurTru1 chromosome 6, mTurTru1.mat.Y, whole genome shotgun sequence genome includes a window with the following:
- the PTGDS gene encoding prostaglandin-H2 D-isomerase, which yields MAALNILWTGLALLGILGVLQIPTQAQAALQPNFQEDKFLGLWFTSGLASNSSWFLEKKKVLSMCKSVVAPAADGGLNLTSTFLRKDQCETRTLLLRPAGPPGCYSYTSPHWSGNHEVSVVETDYEAYALLYTESFRGPGQDFRMATLYSRTQAPKAEIKEKFATFAKAQGFTEDSIVFLPQTDKCMEENT from the exons ATGGCCGCTCTGAACATTCTGTGGACAGGGCTGGCCCTGCTGGGGATCCTGGGGGTCCTGCAGATTCCAACCCAGGCCCAGGCCGCCCTGCAGCCCAACTTCCAAGAGGACAAG TTCCTGGGGCTCTGGTTCACCTCGGGCCTCGCCTCCAACTCGAGCTGGTTCCTGGAGAAGAAGAAGGTGCTGTCCATGTGCAAGTCGGTGGTGGCCCCCGCGGCAGACGGTGGCCTCAATCTCACGTCTACCTTCCTCAG GAAAGACCAGTGTGAGACCCGGACTCTGCTGCTGCGTCCTGCAGGCCCCCCAGGCTGCTACAGCTATACCAGCCCCC ACTGGAGCGGCAACCACGAGGTGTCGGTGGTGGAGACGGACTACGAGGCCTATGCCCTGCTGTACACCGAGAGCTTCCGAGGCCCCGGCCAGGACTTCCGCATGGCCACGCTCTACA GCCGCACCCAGGCCCCCAAAGCTGAGATCAAGGAGAAATTCGCCACCTTCGCCAAGGCCCAGGGCTTCACAGAGGATAGCATTGTCTTCCTGCCGCAGACTG ACAAGTGCATGGAGGAGAACACGTAG
- the LCNL1 gene encoding lipocalin-like 1 protein encodes MSGSCPAPRFQFQGIWCTAGAVSDDQGFLDSKDSMKMPAVLVIPLANGDLGLKFGPDGGCQKTDVTPSKDAVDGRLSSAAMAQTNIRVAFADYKHFTVLYSKTQKRDVRNVWLRPYTRAPEPFPEDAQKMQQLAPQVGLNPSQGALLPKSDQWAGALA; translated from the exons ATGAGTGGCAGCTGCCCCGCCCCCCGATTCCAG TTCCAGGGCATCTGGTGCACGGCTGGGGCGGTGTCAGATGACCAGGGCTTCCTGGACTCCAAGGACAGCATGAAGATGCCCGCGGTCTTGGTGATCCCTTTGGCCAACGGCGACCTGGGCCTCAAGTTTGG GCCCGATGGCGGGTGCCAGAAGACGGACGTGACCCCCTCCAAGGATGCCGTGGACGGGCGGCTCAGCAGCGCGG CCATGGCCCAGACCAACATCCGGGTGGCTTTCGCCGACTACAAGCACTTCACCGTGTTGTACTCCAAGACGCAGAAGCGGGACGTTAGGAACGTCTGGCTGCGGCCCTACA CCCGGGCCCCAGAGCCATTTCCTGAAGATGCCCAGAAGATGCAGCAGCTGGCACCCCAAGTGGGCTTGAACCCCAGCCAGGGCGCCCTGCTGCCCAAGTCAG